TCCGTCATTGGTCCCTTCCAGGGCATAGCTCAATCTTTCTTCGTTATCCTTCAATGCGTGAAACATTTCATTCGCATATTGAATCGCCTGTCTGCGGGTCGTGAAGGCTCCGTGTATGACAAAGAAACAAAGCGCGCTGAAAATACCGCCAAAAACCAACACAAAATTCGACTTATGACTATTGATCGAAGCTTCGAACCCGGGGAGCGACGCGTATTGCACCGTCCACTGACGCCCGTATAAATCCATCGTTTTTTCAGCAAGCAGGATATGATTGTCCAAGTTTTCCGGCTCACCGCCGTTCCAACGGTACGAACGATACATGAGCGATTCTTCATGAACAGCGCCGCCATCGTATATTTTAAAACCCACATCCTCGGCCTTTGGCCCCAGAATACCGGCCATTAAATTGCCCATACGAAAAGCGCTATAAACATAACCTCGAATGGCGTTACGGCGTTGCGCTTCGGTGGCAACCGGCAGACCTTTTTTGTAGAGTGGTAAATACATTAGAAATCCGCTCTGCACATCCTCGTCGATTTCCTGAACAAGTGTGACCTTTCCGGTAATAGCGGTTCTTCCCGTATCCCTCGCTTTCTCCATCGCCTCTCTGCGCACGCTCTGCGAAAACATATCGTAACCGAAGGCCTGGCGATTGCGCAGATTGAAAGGCTCAAGATAAATAATGGACGTGTAGACATCCCTCTCGCCGGAAGGTTTTATCGTATAGTCGGGAAATCCTTCGGCTTGAATTTTACGGGTATGTTCTTCTTTCTCTTCTGACTGAACCACTTCGGAATAACCGAGGCCCTGGATACCGGGAAATCTTTCTTCCATTTCCAGAGCTTCGACATAAGTCCGCCAATCATCCCTCGTTACCTCAGTGGATGCTATGAACAGACCGATCCCTCCGCGTAGCATTTGCTCATAGGTCGCCATTCGCTCATCTACGGAAGCGTGGATCTGTTCGACGCGGAAATCAAAACGCGTCTTTGCATCATTGTAAACTGCCTCTTTGACCGAATCCCAAAACAGGAATGTGATCACAAGATCGAGAATCAATATGACCCATGCCAGCTTTTCTCGATGGCTCCTCCAGAGCGAATCGGGCTTGTCAAAAATCTGTTTTTCAGATATTTCAGCCATGAACTTTGATCAAAATTTGAATTTAAAGCCAGGGGCCAGACCAAAGCCCTTGAGTTGAGAATTTCTCGCTTCAAAACCGTTGTAGCGAATTTCCATAACGACATCTACCAACTCATTGAGTTCATAGTTGATCTGCGGCTCGGCGACCCAGGCAGGCTTGCCATCCAGATCGAAATTATAATCCACAAAACCGGACAGGTAAAAACCCGGCGCGATCCCCATGCGAAAAATCACGCTCGCCTGTTGCCCCTCCTCAAAGGTTTCAAGGGGATGATAACGCCACTGCAACCAGCTCGCATCATCGAACAAGAATGATAGAGAATGTTTGTAAAGAATTCCGTATCTCAAAGCCGTGGTCTCTTTACCGTCGAAACCATTGTACTCCAGCTCAAATCCCAAGCCTTCAATTCCGAAAACCCATTCCGGATTAAAGTCCCGTCTCAATCGGTACTCCATAAAAGATCGTTCGGGAACAAAGCGGCGGTCCGGGTCGTTTTGATTCCCATGAATATCCGTGAAACCCCAGAAATCAAATCCAAGGGGGAGATCCATTGAGGTCTGGATGTTTAGCGTGTTGTAGTCCCGACTGTCGAAATAATACGTCGCTTGGAATTCTGGTAGGGAAAAAGAAGTCTCTGGCGTTTCGGCATAGCTTGTAAGCAACGCACCTGAGAAAAAAAGGAGGGACAAATTCAACGAAACAATCCATTTCGCGCTCTTGATCATTCTCACCTCTTTAGCAAGGCCGCACAAAACTTGCCTCGATTCGGCCGCTTGTTTTTGAGAATTCACCTATCCACCTAACAATATAGTATTAATTCACAACACATTCCATTCTATTCGGTAATTTACTATTGGAGTTGTGAATATCTCTCAATACAATAATCGCCTCTCCTGAACAGGCTAAGACTTACAATGAAACTATTCAAAGAAAAACCCCCTCTAACTCAAAGCCTTTTTCCCACAACAAAACCAAGAACCAGAACCATCTCACAAGAACTGACAGGCTGGATCATAATTTTCACGCTATTAGTCTCTAAAACATGAAAGCCCTCTAAAACAAAGCATTCACCTCAATCCTCCTTAAGAAAAAATTGCCGTTCGGAAAAAAACATATGCCATTTTGTGTAAAAACCTTTACCCTAAAACTAGTGGCATAGCATTTTATTTTCATACCACCCTTATAATAATTTTATCGTGAATACGATATCTACAGATCAATTCTCCTCAAGATTCCCCCAAATCTTGCTTTATATATGTATAGCCTTTTTCTGCCTGTCTCTAACCGCATTGCTGGGTTATCGGGTGGTCAAACAGGAAATCCAAAAGACCATCATCAAACAGACGAATTCGACTCTGAGCGCTAATCTCGCCATGCTTCGCTCATGGAAGCAGGAAAAGCTGACGGACGTTCTTGTCCTGTCTGAAAACACAACGATTCGAAACAACATTCTCTCGCTGACCGAAAAATCTAACGGGCAAGACTGGGCAAAGGAAAAAATACTGGATACTCCTGAAGCAAAATTATTGCGCAGGGAATTGGGCAACGCATCCAAAGAATACGGGTTCATCGGTTTCGTCATCTATGACTCAACCGGTTATCAGACGCTCGCTCTTCTCGATGCCGCAACCGGAAAACGTCCCTCTAACCCAAGGAGCGATTTTGTACAACGCGCCCTGAATGGCCAGCAAGTCATGTCGCATCCATTCATGAGTGAGATCCCACTGAAAGACAGCAATGGGAAGTTGCATGATCGTTTCCCGACCATGTTCTTCGCCACTCCGGTCTACAACAAATCCGGTCAGGCGACGGCGGTTTTAGCGTTTCGCATCCGACCTGAAATCGATTTCAACAACATCTTATCTCTGAACCGCTTTGGCGAATCGGGAGAAAATTATGTGTTCGATGAAAATGGGACTTTACTGACCCAAAGCCGCTTCGAAAATTTTCTAAAATCAATAGGAACACTGGATGACTCTCCCAGTTCCACGTCCATGCTCAACGTCCAGATACGCGATCCAGGAGGGGATCTGACCCAGGGATTTACAAGCTCGACGCCGATGAGTGAATGGTCGCTCACGCGTATGGCAAGCGAAGCGACTCAAGGTCGAGCAGGGCACGATGTGGACGGATACAATGATTATCGCGGCGTCAAGGTGGTCGGGGCCTGGGACTGGGCGGCGGATATGCAGATCGGAATCACCACGGAGCTTGATTTTGTTGAGGCTTATATTCCGTTACACAAACTTCAGAAAATTTTCTTCCTCATTTTCAGCTTACTGACTCTCTCTGTCATCTGGTCTCTGTGGATGATTTTTCATCAGCAAAAGACGCAAGAGAAGTTCATCCATCAAACCCAGACGCTGAATGAAAAAGAACGTCTCCTGCATACCCTGGTGGATAACGTGGTCGATTCGGTCATAACCATCAACCAGCAAGGCATCGTGCAGAGTTTCAACCCTGCATCGGAACGACTCTTTGGCTACTCGGTAGAGGAAGTGGTCGGTCAAAACGTCAAGATACTCATGGAAGGAGAAAACAAGAAGCATCACGACGAATACCTTTCAAGCTACATCAGAACTCGCAACCCCAAGATCATTGGCATCGGTCGCGAAGTGATCGGGAAACGAAAGGACGGATCTCTCTTCCATCTGGATCTGTCGGTAAGCGAGGGAAAGGTCGGCAATGAATCCTGGTTCACAGGCATCTGTAGAGACATTACGGAACGCAAAAAAATGGAAGATAAAATGCAATTGGCGCGCAAAGACGCTGAGAGCGCAAATTTAGCAAAATCTGAATTCCTCGCCAGCATGAGCCATGAATTGAGAACGCCTCTGAACTCAATACT
This window of the Candidatus Nitrohelix vancouverensis genome carries:
- a CDS encoding PAS domain S-box protein — protein: MLYICIAFFCLSLTALLGYRVVKQEIQKTIIKQTNSTLSANLAMLRSWKQEKLTDVLVLSENTTIRNNILSLTEKSNGQDWAKEKILDTPEAKLLRRELGNASKEYGFIGFVIYDSTGYQTLALLDAATGKRPSNPRSDFVQRALNGQQVMSHPFMSEIPLKDSNGKLHDRFPTMFFATPVYNKSGQATAVLAFRIRPEIDFNNILSLNRFGESGENYVFDENGTLLTQSRFENFLKSIGTLDDSPSSTSMLNVQIRDPGGDLTQGFTSSTPMSEWSLTRMASEATQGRAGHDVDGYNDYRGVKVVGAWDWAADMQIGITTELDFVEAYIPLHKLQKIFFLIFSLLTLSVIWSLWMIFHQQKTQEKFIHQTQTLNEKERLLHTLVDNVVDSVITINQQGIVQSFNPASERLFGYSVEEVVGQNVKILMEGENKKHHDEYLSSYIRTRNPKIIGIGREVIGKRKDGSLFHLDLSVSEGKVGNESWFTGICRDITERKKMEDKMQLARKDAESANLAKSEFLASMSHELRTPLNSILGFSQLMEMDPDKTETQTKVLEHILKSSRHLLDLINDVLDLAKIETGNLSITIEPIEIYAITEQLILLTQSMATERDIRVENIIPRDFSGTVMGDRTRVKQILLNLITNAIKYNKKNGSVTLICDTSKKDMIGISVADTGPGISATHQNKLFKPFERLGAEQTTTEGTGIGLAICKDLAEKMNGSVEYETQENKGSRFTLYLPIAQSSDLQTTPTRDDTKEFVSMLTNKHGTILYIEDNLSNQKLVQEILIHFNSLSLSISDTGEEGLKMALDLKPDLILLDIDLPDIHGFEVFKRLRSQEETKNIPIIALSANAMSNEIKNAAKLGFNDYIVKPFELLFFFETISRHLPDQQETKI